A stretch of Halichondria panicea chromosome 1, odHalPani1.1, whole genome shotgun sequence DNA encodes these proteins:
- the LOC135352060 gene encoding sushi, von Willebrand factor type A, EGF and pentraxin domain-containing protein 1-like isoform X1 gives MSAILLRAFALCLLVQAVKSQITMPMISSHPMDLVNVNAGTDVSFSVNATGDELVYQWMKDGVDIFNTPFKYVGTNTSNLTVLSVNDPDDEGIYLVTVGNAAGTVPSNETTLSIIDCTSLTVPIGGTISYSTGALSNTNYPTGTVADYCCTPGELLNGDATRHCLSGGAWSGRGPSCALDCTPLTDPTGGTISYSTGALSNTNYPLGTVATYSCTPGELFNGGATGTRHCLFDGTWSRVHPFCSNACPQLSLGGGRVIYTLSPNINTKYRLGTSASFDCTLFGHALTSAGRVTCVLPSGPDNGNGVWSGVIPSCSPIVCPDLADPTNGRVTFTTNDLAPFRLGIVAIYSCDPGYGLSSTGLKIIRTCVDLSSGTNLVGTWNGYAPNCSAIQCTALEAIDNGTISYNSTGNERFGLNTEATHTCTTGYFLSNGSDVVRVCGGDESNATGMWSGNVPMCTAITCPALPSIVDGELVDYGSNSPDVSDMLPFGAMGTYKCTTGFAPEGGAMVTRTCTANNDNVSGGSFEGVAVCVSIMCPYLADPINGTVTFSADGLAPFTLATVATYNCEPGYGLNSTDTRTCVDLSGETDPVGTWNGDAPTCSAIQCMTLEAIDNGTISYNPIGNGQLEFNTEATHTCTMGYFLSNGSDVRVCEGNDSSTAGMWSGTVPTCTAITCLALIVDGELVDYGSNSPDMSNMLPFGTMGTYTCATGFAPVGGAMVTRTCIANMDSVSGGSFDGVQAVCVSIMCPDLADPINGTVTFSADGLAPFMLATVATYSCEPGYGLNSTSTRTCVDLSGETDPVGTWDGEAPTCSAIQCMTLSAIDNGTISYNPTENGRFGFNTEATHTCNTGYFLSSGSDVRVCGGNDSSTTGMWSDTVPTCTAIMCLGLPDPTNGTVTFSADGPASFMLATVATYNCEPGYVLNSINTTRTCVDLSNEANPVGTWNGDAPTCSAIQCTALAVIDNGTISYNTTRNGQFEFNTEATHTCTTGYFLSNGSDVRVCGGNDSTIGMWSGNVPMCTAITCPALPSIVDGELVDYGSNSPDMSDMLPFGAMGTYKCATGFAPDGGAIVTRTCTANMDSVSGGSFEGVAVCVSIMCPDLANPINGRVTFSPDSLALATVATYNCEPGYGLNSTSTRTCVDLSGETDPVGTWNGDASTCSAIQCTTLEAIDNGVISYNPTGNGQFGFNTEATHTCTTGYFLSSGSDVRVCGGNDSSTTGMWSGTVPTCTAITCPALPSIVDGELVDYGSNSPDMSDMLPFGAMGTYKCATGFAPEGGAMVTRTCIANMDSVSGGSFDGVQAVCVSIMCPDLANPINGRVTFSPDSLALATVATYNCEPGYGLNSTSVRTCVDLSGETDPVGTWNGDASTCSAIQCTTLSAIDNGTISYNPTGNGQFGFNTVATHTCTMGYFLSSGCNVRMCGGDDSSTTGMWSGNVPMCTAIMCPDLADPTNGRVTFSIDDLAPFVLATMATYSCEPGYGLSSAVTRTCVDLSTAGEAYPVGTWNGDAPICSAIQCSALPIISNVVISYNPAGTGLFPFNTEATHTCDNFRTPTNGSDVRLCGGDGSNTTGVWSGTALECSEKSTIGATFDQADYTVAEGSSLTVTGRLTGLTGKLQSNFSLTLSVDFSGDPLTDTNDVTFNPADMIINFVAFESTTFSLTVDADNNDDFEGFHSFMVSLPTDSFYINLLDSDTVSTTVTISDFDDATVSVSTAVVTDGDEGTNVTICASVVDTSSGTIDADIELSFELVPDTADASDYAPVGSFFINLVGGQANIGSEDCVTVSLLEDNILESDQQFSAILSSVNARVDVSEAVIVIINTNNPTLNFLSSDLTVVEGVDRYVYYPLRITNVPAGGLEGLIEYELIVSPSGASKHIINDVMDSATTLNMDYRVDNPSIVSFGTYGETTSRAELEGALSTPALIEILDDMLLDTDDEDVQVFLLATDNFRSMEIIIVDNERAVVSFDAVSYASTEGLSVSLVLNLTSIPEGGFQDNSLTVTLTTIDQGKTNASDYNISVPFQVRFTSLTPPFAVSDPVVITAVMDDLFEDTETLQVMISDISSLYVMCTECTAYLSFQQAAADIPSWSFDKAIPSPELKAAQWMCVPLCLVSLAMDSSVILYCS, from the exons TTGACTGTACTCCACTGACTGATCCTACTGGAGGTACCATATCGTATTCTACTGGTGCCCTTAGCAATACTAACTACCCGCTTGGAACGGTAGCAACCTACAGCTGTACTCCAGGAGAGCTGTTCAATGGAGGCGCCACAGGCACAAGACATTGTCTATTTGACGGTACTTGGAGTAGGGTACATCCATTTTGTTCAA ATGCCTGTCCTCAACTTAGTTTGGGGGGTGGCCGTGTAATATATACTTTAAGCCCTAACATCAATACAAAATATCGCCTTGGAACGTCAGCTTCTTTTGATTGTACCCTCTTTGGTCACGCTTTAACCAGTGCTGGCAGGGTTACCTGCGTGCTTCCCTCTGGTCCCGACAATGGTAACGGCGTATGGAGTGGTGTGATACCATCATGTTCCC CCATCGTGTGTCCTGATCTGGCGGACCCAACTAACGGAAGAGTCACCTTCACAACAAACGATTTAGCTCCGTTCAGGTTGGGTATCGTGGCAATCTACAGCTGTGATCCAGGCTATGGACTGAGTAGTACAGGCCTTAAAATTATAAGAACTTGTGTAGATCTATCTTCTGGAACAAATCTTGTCGGTACATGGAATGGCTATGCCCCTAATTGCTCCG CAATCCAGTGCACGGCTTTAGAAGCCATCGACAACGGAACCATCAGCTACAACTCTACTGGAAATGAACGGTTTGGACTTAACACTGAGGCCACTCACACCTGTACCACGGGCTACTTCTTGAGTAATGGGAGTGAtgttgtgagggtgtgtgggggagacgAGTCTAATGCTactggaatgtggagtggcaATGTTCCCATGTGTACAG CAATAACTTGTCCTGCTCTGCCTTCAATTGTTGATGGTGAACTTGTGGATTATGGCAGCAATTCACCTGATGTGAGTGATATGCTTCCCTTTGGTGCCATGGGGACCTACAAGTGTACCACTGGGTTTGCACCGGAAGGCGGGGCCATGGTGACCAGGACTTGTACTGCAAACAATGATAATGTTTCTGGAGGCTCTTTTGAAGGAGttgcagtttgtgtgt CCATCATGTGTCCTTATCTGGCAGACCCAATTAACGGAACAGTCACCTTCTCAGCAGACGGTCTAGCTCCATTCACGTTGGCTACCGTGGCAACCTACAATTGTGAGCCAGGCTATGGACTAAACAGTACAGACACAAGAACTTGTGTGGATCTATCTGGTGAAACAGATCCTGTTGGTACATGGAATGGTGATGCCCCTACTTGCTCCG CAATCCAGTGCATGACTTTAGAAGCCATTGACAACGGAACCATCAGCTACAACCCTATTGGAAATGGACAGCTTGAATTTAACACTGAGGCCACTCACACCTGTACCATGGGCTACTTCTTGAGTAATGGTAgtgatgtgagggtgtgtgagggaaATGACTCTAGTACTgctggaatgtggagtggcaCTGTTCCCACGTGTACAG CAATAACCTGTCTTGCTCTGATTGTTGATGGTGAACTTGTGGATTATGGCAGCAACTCACCTGATATGAGCAACATGCTTCCCTTTGGTACCATGGGGACCTACACATGTGCCACTGGGTTTGCACCGGTAGGCGGCGCCATGGTGACCAGGACTTGCATTGCAAACATGGATAGTGTTTCTGGAGGCTCTTTTGATGGAGTTCaagcagtttgtgtgt CTATCATGTGTCCTGATCTGGCAGACCCAATTAACGGAACAGTCACCTTCTCAGCAGACGGTCTAGCTCCGTTTATGTTGGCTACCGTGGCAACCTACAGTTGTGAGCCAGGCTATGGACTGAATAGTACAAGCACAAGAACTTGTGTGGATCTATCTGGTGAAACAGATCCTGTTGGTACATGGGATGGGGAAGCCCCTACTTGCTCCG CAATCCAGTGCATGACTTTATCAGCCATTGACAACGGAACCATCAGCTACAACCCTACTGAAAATGGACGGTTTGGATTTAACACTGAGGCCACTCACACCTGTAACACGGGCTACTTCCTGAGCAGTGGGAgtgatgtgagggtgtgtgggggaaACGACTCTAGTACTACTGGAATGTGGAGTGACACTGTTCCCACATGTACAG CCATCATGTGTCTTGGTCTGCCGGACCCAACTAACGGAACAGTCACCTTCTCAGCAGACGGTCCAGCTTCGTTTATGTTGGCTACCGTGGCAACCTACAATTGTGAGCCAGGCTATGTACTGAATAGTATAAACACTACAAGAACTTGTGTGGATCTGTCTAATGAAGCAAATCCTGTCGGTACATGGAATGGTGATGCCCCTACTTGCTCCG CAATCCAGTGCACGGCTTTAGCAGTCATTGACAACGGAACCATCAGCTACAACACTACTAGAAATGGACAGTTTGAATTTAACACTGAGGCCACTCACACCTGTACCACAGGCTACTTCCTGAGTAATGGGAgtgatgtgagggtgtgtgggggaaATGACTCTACTattggaatgtggagtggcaATGTTCCCATGTGTACAG CAATAACCTGTCCTGCTCTGCCTTCAATTGTCGATGGTGAACTTGTGGATTACGGCAGCAACTCACCTGATATGAGCGACATGCTTCCCTTTGGTGCCATGGGGACCTACAAGTGTGCCACTGGGTTTGCACCGGATGGCGGCGCCATTGTGACCAGGACTTGCACTGCAAACATGGATAGTGTTTCTGGAGGCTCTTTTGAAGGAGttgcagtttgtgtgt CCATCATGTGTCCTGATCTGGCAAACCCAATTAACGGAAGAGTCACCTTCTCACCAGACAGTCTAGCTCTGGCTACTGTGGCAACCTACAATTGTGAGCCAGGCTATGGACTGAATAGTACAAGCACAAGAACTTGTGTGGATCTATCTGGTGAAACAGATCCTGTCGGTACATGGAATGGAGATGCCTCTACTTGCTCTG caatCCAGTGCACGACTTTAGAAGCTATTGACAACGGAGTCATCAGCTACAACCCTACTGGAAATGGACAGTTTGGATTTAACACTGAGGCCACTCACACCTGTACCACAGGCTACTTTCTGAGCAGTGGGAgtgatgtgagggtgtgtgggggaaATGACTCTAGTACTactggaatgtggagtggcaCTGTTCCCACGTGTACAG CAATAACTTGTCCTGCTCTGCCTTCAATTGTCGATGGTGAACTTGTGGATTACGGCAGCAACTCACCTGATATGAGCGACATGCTTCCCTTTGGTGCCATGGGGACCTACAAGTGTGCCACTGGGTTTGCACCGGAAGGCGGCGCCATGGTGACTAGGACTTGCATTGCAAATATGGATAGTGTTTCTGGAGGCTCTTTTGATGGAGTTCaagcagtttgtgtgt CCATCATGTGTCCTGATCTGGCAAACCCAATTAACGGAAGAGTCACCTTCTCACCAGACAGTCTAGCTCTGGCTACTGTGGCAACCTACAATTGTGAGCCAGGCTATGGACTGAATAGTACAAGCGTAAGAACTTGTGTGGATCTATCTGGTGAAACAGATCCTGTCGGTACATGGAATGGAGATGCCTCTACTTGCTCTG CAATCCAGTGCACGACTTTATCAGCCATTGACAACGGAACCATCAGCTACAACCCTACTGGAAATGGACAGTTTGGATTTAACACTGTAGCCACTCACACCTGTACCATGGGCTACTTCTTGAGCAGTGGGTGTAATGTGAGGATGTGTGGGGGAGACGACTCTAGTACTactggaatgtggagtggcaATGTTCCCATGTGTACAG CCATCATGTGTCCTGATTTGGCGGACCCAACCAACGGAAGAGTTACCTTCTCAATAGACGATCTAGCTCCGTTTGTGCTGGCTACCATGGCAACCTACAGCTGCGAGCCAGGCTATGGACTAAGTAGTGCAGTCACAAGAACTTGTGTAGATCTATCTACAGCTGGTGAAGCATATCCTGTCGGTACATGGAATGGTGATGCCCCTATTTGCTCCG CTATCCAGTGCTCGGCTTTACCTATCATCAGCAATGTAGTCATCAGCTACAACCCTGCTGGCACTGGACTGTTTCCATTTAACACTGAGGCCACTCACACTTGTGACAATTTTCGCACTCCAACCAATGGTAGTGATGTGAGGTTGTGTGGGGGAGACGGCTCTAATACCACCGGAGTCTGGAGTGGTACTGCTCTAGAATGTTCAG agaAATCGACAATTGGTGCAACATTTGACCAAGCTGACTACACTGTTGCTGAGGGCAGTAGCCTCACTGTGACTGGAAGACTCACTGGACTAACAGGAAAGCTGCAAAGTAACTTCTCTCTCACACTCAGTGTTGATTTCTCTGGTGATCCATTAACAG ATACTAATGATGTCACATTTAACCCTGCTGACATGATCATCAATTTCGTTGCCTTTGAAAGCACAACGTTTTCCCTGACTGTTGATGCTGACAACAATGATGATTTTGAAGGGTTCCACTCATTTATGGTATCTCTACCGACTGACTCTTTCTATATTAATCTTTTAGACAGTGACACTGTCAGTACCACCGTCACCATCAGTGACTTTGATG ATGCTACCGTAAGTGTGTCCACTGCCGTTGTCACTGATGGAGATGAAGGTACCAACGTCACTATTTGTGCTTCTGTGGTGGACACATCGTCTGGCACCATCGATGCAGATATTGAGCTCAGCTTTGAGCTAGTCCCTGACACTGCAG ATGCCAGCGATTATGCTCCCGTGGGAAGTTTTTTTATTAATTTGGTTGGTGGTCAAGCAAATATCGGTTCTGAGGATTGTGTAACTGTTAGTCTGCTGGAAGATAACATCCTTGAAAGTGATCAACAATTCTCAGCTATTTTGTCTTCTGTCAATGCTCGAGTTGATGTCAGTGAGGCCGTTATTGTTATCATCAACACGAATA ATCCCACACTCAACTTCTTATCAAGCGATCTCACGGTGGTGGAGGGAGTAGACAGATATGTTTATTATCCGCTGAGAATCACGAACGTACCTGCCGGAGGACTGGAGGGGTTAATCGAGTATGAACTCATTGTGAGTCCGAGTGGAGCAAGTAAGCAcataattaatgatgtcatggaCAGTGCTACAA CTTTGAATATGGACTATCGAGTGGACAATCCATCAATAGTCTCGTTTGGTACCTATGGAGAGACTACCTCACGGGCTGAACTGGAGGGTGCTCTTTCTACACCAGCTCTGATTGAGATTCTGGATGATATGCTACTCGACACAGATGATGAGGATGTGCAGGTGTTCTTGTTAGCGACTGATAACTTCAGGTCAATGGAAATCATCATTGTAGACAATGAAA GAGCTGTGGTTAGTTTTGATGCTGTGAGCTACGCTAGTACCGAGGGCTTATCTGTCAGTCTGGTTCTGAACCTGACGAGTATTCCAGAAGGAGGTTTCCAGGACAACTCGCTCACTGTTACCTTGACAACCATCGATCAGGGGAAGACTA ATGCTAGTGACTACAACATCTCTGTTCCATTCCAAGTGAGATTCACCTCGCTGACTCCGCCCTTTGCCGTGTCCGACCCAGTAGTCATTACAGCAGTGATGGACGATCTGTTTGAAGACACTGAAACGTTGCAAGTGATGATCTCTGACATTAGCTCCCTATATGTGATGTGTACTGAGTGCACTGCATACCTCAGTTTCCAACAGGCTGCAGCTGACA TACCTAGCTGGAGCTTTGACAAAGCTATACCATCACCGGAACTGAAGGCAGCTCAGTGGATGTGTGTGCCACTCTGTTTGGTATCTCTAGCAATGGACTCGAGTGTGATATTGTACTGCAGCTGA